A genomic region of Streptomyces rimosus contains the following coding sequences:
- a CDS encoding primary-amine oxidase, translated as MAHSATDPRDADKATTAPGTPAPHPLDPLTAEEITVARAVLSDEGLVGDTTRFPLVLLDEPDRHTVAAHRPGDPVVRRVRVTLLDTATGAGTEAVVDVTARTLLARRDLDPAADGQPPVLFEEYERCDEIVKADPGWRKAMAERGITDTALAVCAPLAAGNFGRAEETGRRMLRSLTFLRCEASDNPFAHPVGGLVADVDLTERRVVRLVDTGAVPVPAECGRYEAEFNGPARTDLKPLEIRQPDGPSFALDGHRLTWQNWSLRLDFNAREGLVLHELSVRDGDRVRPVLHRASLAEMAVPYADPGADRNWICYLDVGEYTLGRNANALRLGCDCLGEILYVDAVVPDDHGVPQTLPNAICIHEEDHGLLWKHTNMFDDFAAESRRSRRLVVSYIATLGNYDYGFYWYLYQDGGIEFEVKATGLVQTSASAPGTVSPYATEVAPGLQAPYHQHLFCARLDPAVDGHANTVEEVDVVPLPMGPDNPNGNAFTIRATPVTDSGEAGRPADPAAGRRWRITNPSVRNRTGQPVAYTLTPQPSGPTLLARPGSPVAARVAYATKHLWITRSAADRRFPDGDYPNQHPGGAGVTAWARPGESLENTALTLWHCFGPTHLPRLEDWPVMPVDRCGFTLRPTGFFDRNPTLDLPRESGGGGHCHASGA; from the coding sequence ATGGCACACAGCGCTACGGACCCGCGGGACGCGGACAAGGCGACCACCGCCCCGGGAACACCCGCCCCGCACCCTCTGGACCCGCTCACCGCCGAGGAGATCACCGTCGCCCGCGCGGTCCTGAGCGACGAGGGCCTGGTGGGCGACACCACCCGCTTCCCCCTCGTCCTGCTGGACGAGCCGGACCGGCACACCGTGGCCGCGCACCGCCCCGGCGACCCGGTCGTCCGCCGGGTGCGCGTCACCCTGCTGGACACCGCGACGGGCGCCGGTACCGAGGCGGTCGTCGACGTAACGGCCCGTACGCTGCTCGCCCGCCGCGACCTCGACCCGGCGGCGGACGGCCAGCCGCCCGTCCTCTTCGAGGAGTACGAGCGCTGCGACGAGATCGTCAAGGCCGACCCCGGCTGGCGCAAGGCCATGGCCGAGCGCGGCATCACCGACACCGCGCTCGCGGTCTGCGCCCCGCTGGCCGCCGGAAACTTCGGCCGCGCCGAGGAGACCGGGCGCCGTATGCTGCGCTCGCTGACGTTCCTGCGCTGCGAGGCCAGCGACAACCCGTTCGCGCATCCCGTGGGCGGCCTGGTCGCCGACGTGGACCTGACCGAGCGGCGGGTCGTACGGCTCGTGGACACCGGCGCGGTGCCGGTCCCCGCCGAATGCGGGCGCTACGAGGCCGAGTTCAACGGCCCGGCGCGCACCGACCTCAAGCCGCTGGAGATCCGCCAGCCCGACGGCCCCTCCTTCGCCCTCGACGGACACCGCCTCACCTGGCAGAACTGGTCGCTGCGGCTGGACTTCAACGCCCGCGAGGGCCTGGTCCTGCACGAGCTGTCCGTCCGCGACGGCGACCGCGTACGGCCCGTGCTGCACCGCGCCTCGCTCGCCGAGATGGCCGTCCCGTACGCCGACCCCGGCGCCGACCGCAACTGGATCTGCTACCTGGACGTCGGCGAGTACACCCTCGGCCGCAACGCCAACGCGCTCCGGCTGGGCTGCGACTGCCTCGGCGAGATCCTGTACGTCGACGCCGTCGTGCCCGACGACCACGGCGTGCCGCAGACGCTGCCCAACGCCATCTGCATCCACGAGGAGGACCACGGCCTCCTGTGGAAGCACACCAACATGTTCGACGACTTCGCCGCCGAGAGCCGCCGCTCCCGCCGCCTGGTCGTCTCGTACATCGCCACCCTCGGCAACTACGACTACGGCTTCTACTGGTACCTCTACCAGGACGGCGGCATCGAGTTCGAGGTCAAGGCGACCGGGCTGGTGCAGACCTCGGCGTCCGCGCCGGGCACCGTCTCCCCGTACGCCACCGAGGTCGCCCCCGGCCTTCAGGCGCCGTACCACCAGCACCTTTTCTGCGCCCGGCTGGATCCCGCGGTGGACGGCCACGCCAATACGGTGGAGGAGGTCGATGTCGTTCCGCTCCCCATGGGCCCGGACAACCCCAACGGCAACGCCTTCACCATCCGCGCCACGCCCGTCACCGACTCCGGCGAGGCGGGACGGCCGGCCGACCCGGCCGCCGGGCGCCGCTGGCGGATCACCAACCCGTCCGTACGCAACCGCACCGGACAGCCCGTCGCGTACACCCTGACCCCGCAGCCGTCCGGCCCCACCCTGCTCGCCCGGCCGGGCTCCCCGGTCGCCGCCCGCGTCGCCTACGCCACCAAGCACCTGTGGATCACCCGCAGCGCCGCCGACCGGCGCTTCCCGGACGGCGACTACCCCAACCAGCACCCCGGTGGCGCGGGCGTCACCGCCTGGGCGCGCCCCGGCGAGTCCCTGGAGAACACCGCCCTCACGCTCTGGCACTGCTTCGGCCCGACCCATCTGCCGCGCCTGGAGGACTGGCCGGTCATGCCGGTCGACCGCTGCGGCTTCACGCTCCGGCCGACCGGCTTCTTCGACCGGAACCCGACGCTGGACCTGCCGCGCGAGAGCGGCGGGGGAGGGCACTGTCACGCCTCGGGCGCGTGA
- a CDS encoding molybdopterin-dependent oxidoreductase → MTPYDNAPRPDEAPATGKGTAGTGPAADGHGTPVGRRLVLGMLITGVAGIATAPYLQQAYDNTLGAAARNDPTGLTGLLPAGGGFRYYSVTASVPSKDVRTYRLTVDGLVERPTTYRLSDLRALPQTRLVRDVQCVTGWRVPATPFTGVRLRRLLDAAGVRSGAKAVRFTCFDGAYSESLTLEQARRDDVLIALTMQDKPLPHAHGGPVRLYAAPMYFYKSAKWLSGITVTERVEPGYWEERGYDVDAWVGRSNGRDDAPTV, encoded by the coding sequence GTGACCCCGTACGACAACGCGCCACGACCCGACGAAGCGCCCGCCACCGGTAAAGGCACGGCAGGAACCGGCCCGGCGGCCGACGGACACGGCACCCCCGTCGGCCGCCGCCTGGTGCTCGGCATGCTCATCACCGGCGTCGCGGGCATCGCCACGGCCCCGTACCTGCAACAGGCCTACGACAACACGCTCGGCGCCGCCGCCCGGAACGACCCCACCGGCCTGACCGGGCTGCTCCCGGCGGGCGGCGGCTTCCGCTACTACTCGGTGACCGCATCCGTACCGTCCAAGGACGTCCGCACCTACCGCCTCACGGTGGACGGCCTGGTCGAACGCCCCACCACGTACCGCCTGTCCGACCTGCGCGCGCTGCCGCAGACGCGCCTGGTGCGCGACGTGCAGTGCGTGACCGGCTGGCGGGTCCCGGCCACGCCCTTCACCGGCGTACGCCTGCGCCGCCTCCTGGACGCGGCAGGGGTACGGTCCGGGGCGAAAGCCGTCCGCTTCACCTGCTTCGACGGCGCGTACAGCGAGAGCCTCACGCTCGAACAGGCCCGCCGCGACGATGTGCTGATCGCCCTCACCATGCAGGACAAGCCGCTGCCGCACGCGCACGGCGGGCCGGTGCGGCTGTATGCCGCGCCGATGTACTTCTACAAGTCGGCGAAGTGGCTCTCCGGCATCACCGTCACCGAGCGGGTCGAACCGGGCTACTGGGAGGAGCGCGGCTACGACGTGGACGCGTGGGTCGGCCGCTCGAACGGACGCGATGATGCGCCGACCGTCTGA
- a CDS encoding cytochrome b/b6 domain-containing protein, with protein MQAQTPVEAASARVRRFTPAQRWVHRATATLMAVCVLTAGCLYLPFLAELVGRRALMATVHEWSGLLLPAPLLLGLASRALRADVTRLNRYGPHDRRWLRSALRRGSDRPAGKFNAGQKLYAAWLAGAVLVMAGTGLLMWFTHLAPLLWRTGATFVHDWLALALIVVIAGHVWRAYGDPEARRGMRTGTVDAAWARREHPLWEPEEEPERRVG; from the coding sequence ATGCAGGCGCAGACGCCGGTAGAGGCGGCAAGCGCGCGCGTACGCCGCTTCACGCCCGCCCAGCGCTGGGTGCACCGCGCCACCGCCACCCTCATGGCCGTCTGCGTGCTGACCGCGGGCTGCCTCTACCTCCCCTTCCTCGCCGAACTCGTCGGCCGCCGGGCCCTGATGGCCACCGTCCACGAGTGGTCGGGCCTGCTGCTGCCCGCACCCCTGCTGCTCGGCCTGGCCTCGCGCGCGCTGCGCGCCGACGTGACCCGCCTGAACCGGTACGGGCCGCACGACCGCCGCTGGCTGCGTTCCGCGCTGCGCCGCGGGTCCGACCGGCCGGCGGGCAAGTTCAACGCGGGCCAGAAGCTCTACGCCGCCTGGCTGGCGGGCGCGGTCCTGGTCATGGCCGGGACGGGCCTGCTGATGTGGTTCACCCACCTCGCCCCGCTCCTCTGGCGCACCGGCGCGACCTTCGTCCACGACTGGCTGGCACTGGCGCTCATCGTCGTCATCGCGGGCCATGTATGGCGGGCGTACGGCGATCCGGAAGCACGCCGGGGCATGCGGACCGGGACCGTCGACGCGGCATGGGCACGGCGGGAGCATCCGCTGTGGGAGCCGGAGGAGGAGCCGGAACGTCGCGTGGGGTAG
- a CDS encoding dihydrofolate reductase family protein, with translation MRTLISTAFLSLDGVAEAPGGEPGYRNSGWTFKDVEFLPEAFDIKGREQEEATAMLMGRVSYEAFSPVWPGMEDFAGYKVMPKYVVSTTLTEDNLVSNWGETTILRSLDDVAALKETEGGPVIVHGSLSLNQALSDAGLIDRYHLLVFPLLLGAGKRLFSATDKDTQKLKLVEHEVYANGLQKNVFDVVR, from the coding sequence ATGCGTACTCTGATCAGCACCGCTTTCCTCTCGCTCGACGGCGTCGCGGAGGCGCCGGGCGGCGAGCCCGGTTACCGGAACTCCGGGTGGACCTTCAAGGACGTCGAGTTCCTCCCCGAGGCGTTCGACATCAAGGGCCGGGAGCAGGAGGAAGCCACCGCGATGCTCATGGGCCGGGTCAGCTACGAGGCGTTCAGCCCGGTGTGGCCGGGCATGGAGGACTTCGCCGGTTACAAGGTGATGCCGAAGTACGTCGTCTCGACCACCCTCACCGAGGACAACCTGGTGTCGAACTGGGGCGAGACGACGATCCTGCGCTCGCTCGACGATGTCGCCGCGCTCAAGGAGACCGAGGGCGGGCCGGTCATCGTCCACGGCAGTCTCTCCCTGAATCAGGCTCTGTCGGACGCCGGCCTGATCGACCGTTACCACCTGCTCGTCTTCCCGCTCCTGCTCGGGGCGGGCAAGCGGCTCTTCAGCGCCACGGACAAGGACACCCAGAAGCTGAAGCTCGTCGAGCACGAGGTCTACGCCAACGGCCTGCAGAAGAACGTCTTCGACGTCGTCCGCTGA
- a CDS encoding phosphotransferase family protein yields the protein MTEERLPDAAEVARLVQDVVPGVHAADVRPIGEGGDHASWWVGPDHVARCALDSGGSERLRRELALRELVGERTGIPVPVSVASGDWARGRAFTLDTRLGGVSAELRAVPAAGEDDLTRLLVQLAQVPVVEAEALGVPPEAPRNMPGLLRRASAAAETVAARGEFDAGWLPRLSVRGAEAATAPATLVHNDLKGEHLLVAEDGRVSGVLDWTDAVTGDAAEDVAGLAISVGAVAAVRIATAAGFDRGACARALQLARCDTLTLLSDRLGGRDDSPLPLLRTQLRRAWEPTVLDGPEEK from the coding sequence ATGACGGAGGAACGCCTGCCGGACGCGGCAGAAGTGGCCCGGCTGGTCCAGGACGTCGTGCCCGGGGTGCACGCGGCGGACGTCCGGCCCATCGGTGAAGGCGGCGACCACGCGTCCTGGTGGGTGGGGCCGGACCATGTGGCGCGGTGCGCGCTCGACTCCGGCGGTTCGGAGCGCCTGCGCCGGGAGCTCGCGCTGCGCGAGTTGGTCGGCGAGCGGACCGGCATTCCCGTACCGGTGAGTGTGGCGAGCGGGGACTGGGCGCGGGGGCGCGCGTTCACCCTGGACACCCGGCTGGGCGGGGTCTCCGCCGAGCTGCGCGCGGTTCCGGCGGCGGGCGAGGACGATCTCACGCGGCTGCTCGTCCAGCTCGCGCAGGTGCCCGTGGTGGAAGCCGAGGCGCTGGGCGTACCGCCGGAGGCACCGCGCAATATGCCCGGACTGCTCCGCCGGGCCTCGGCGGCGGCGGAAACCGTCGCGGCACGCGGCGAGTTCGACGCCGGGTGGCTGCCGAGGCTGAGTGTACGAGGGGCGGAGGCCGCGACGGCGCCCGCCACCCTGGTGCACAACGACCTCAAGGGCGAGCACCTGCTCGTGGCCGAGGACGGCAGGGTCAGCGGCGTACTGGACTGGACGGACGCGGTGACCGGCGACGCCGCCGAGGATGTCGCCGGGCTCGCGATCTCGGTCGGTGCCGTGGCGGCCGTACGCATCGCGACGGCCGCCGGCTTCGACCGCGGCGCCTGCGCCCGCGCGCTGCAACTGGCCCGCTGCGACACGCTGACGCTGCTTTCCGACCGGCTCGGCGGGCGCGACGACAGCCCGTTGCCGCTGCTGCGCACGCAGCTGCGGCGTGCATGGGAGCCGACCGTTCTGGACGGGCCGGAGGAGAAGTAG
- a CDS encoding sensor histidine kinase encodes MNDFLVILALAALGAVAAGLPAAAAVRVLRRRSVALSLFAAGALAVVTMAAGTVAVAQAMFLSAHDLGVVMAVVAVSGLVSLAAALLFGRRIAAGSRQLAEAARTVGSEGGFAAPAEPPTAELATLAEALEETSARLARARERERALDAARRDLIAGISHDLRTPLAGLRAMAEALEDGVVRGADAARYHARIRVEVDRLAGMVDDLFELSRIQAGALTLTPSRVSVFDLVDDALAGARPLAAAGGVRLVDGGVAAVPVRVDAQQITRVLGNLLVNAIRATPDGGTVAVEAQRADGRVVLAVEDGCGGIPEADLPRVFDTGWRGAPARTPRADGGSGAGLGLAIVRGIVEAHAGRASVRNTERGCRFEVELPGG; translated from the coding sequence ATGAACGACTTCCTCGTCATCCTCGCGCTGGCCGCCCTCGGCGCCGTCGCGGCCGGGCTGCCGGCCGCCGCTGCCGTGCGGGTGCTGCGCCGCCGCTCCGTCGCGCTGTCGCTGTTCGCCGCGGGGGCGCTGGCGGTCGTCACGATGGCGGCCGGGACGGTCGCGGTGGCCCAGGCGATGTTCCTGTCGGCGCACGACCTGGGCGTGGTGATGGCCGTGGTCGCCGTCTCCGGGCTGGTGTCGCTGGCCGCCGCGCTGCTGTTCGGCCGCCGGATCGCCGCGGGCAGCAGGCAGCTGGCGGAGGCGGCGCGTACGGTCGGCAGCGAGGGCGGGTTCGCCGCGCCCGCCGAGCCGCCGACGGCCGAACTGGCCACGCTGGCCGAGGCGTTGGAGGAGACCAGTGCCCGGCTGGCGCGGGCCAGGGAGCGCGAACGCGCGCTGGACGCCGCGCGGCGCGACCTGATCGCGGGCATCTCCCACGATCTGCGCACACCGCTGGCGGGCCTGCGGGCGATGGCCGAGGCCCTGGAGGACGGCGTGGTGCGGGGCGCGGACGCCGCCCGCTATCACGCCCGTATCCGGGTGGAGGTGGACCGGCTGGCCGGCATGGTCGACGACCTCTTCGAACTGTCCCGCATCCAGGCGGGCGCGCTGACGCTGACGCCGTCCCGGGTGTCGGTGTTCGATCTGGTGGACGACGCGCTCGCGGGCGCCCGGCCGCTGGCCGCCGCGGGCGGGGTGCGCCTGGTGGACGGCGGGGTGGCGGCCGTACCGGTACGGGTGGACGCGCAGCAGATCACCCGCGTGCTGGGGAACCTGCTGGTCAACGCGATCCGGGCGACGCCGGACGGCGGCACGGTCGCGGTGGAGGCACAGCGTGCCGACGGCCGGGTGGTACTCGCGGTGGAGGACGGCTGCGGCGGCATCCCGGAGGCGGACCTGCCGCGCGTCTTCGACACCGGCTGGCGCGGCGCCCCCGCCCGTACGCCGCGCGCGGACGGCGGAAGCGGCGCGGGGCTGGGTCTGGCGATCGTCCGCGGCATCGTCGAGGCACACGCGGGGCGCGCCTCGGTGCGCAACACGGAGCGCGGCTGCCGGTTCGAGGTCGAGCTTCCCGGCGGGTGA
- a CDS encoding response regulator transcription factor, translated as MSRTTPPAAPPPAAPPRRILVVEDDPTVAEVVTGYLTRAGYVTEHVADGWAALDRAAVFRPHLVVLDLMLPGLDGLEVCRRLRGAHSTAPAPPPVPVVMLTARGEAPDRILGLELGADDYVTKPFSPRELVLRIGSVLRRAEAAPPAATPVPPVRAGDLTAEPAARHAVRAGRPLSLTSREFDLLLFLMRNPGRVFAREDLLHQVWGWEFGDLSTVTVHVRRLREKIEDDPAAPRLIVTVWGAGYRFDPAGGTGDGDRPDPASPTPAGTPRP; from the coding sequence GTGAGCCGAACCACCCCGCCCGCCGCCCCGCCGCCCGCAGCGCCACCCCGGCGCATCCTCGTCGTCGAGGACGACCCGACCGTCGCCGAGGTCGTCACCGGCTATCTGACGCGCGCCGGCTACGTCACCGAACACGTCGCCGACGGCTGGGCGGCCCTCGACCGGGCCGCCGTCTTCCGGCCGCACCTGGTGGTGCTGGACCTGATGCTGCCGGGCCTCGACGGCCTGGAGGTGTGCCGCAGGCTGCGCGGCGCGCACAGCACGGCGCCCGCACCGCCCCCGGTCCCCGTCGTGATGCTCACCGCCCGCGGCGAGGCGCCGGACCGCATCCTGGGCCTGGAACTGGGCGCGGACGACTATGTGACCAAGCCGTTCAGCCCCCGCGAACTGGTGCTGCGCATCGGGTCCGTGCTGCGCCGCGCGGAGGCCGCCCCGCCGGCCGCCACCCCGGTGCCTCCCGTACGGGCCGGCGATCTGACCGCCGAGCCCGCCGCACGCCATGCCGTACGGGCCGGGCGTCCGCTGTCCCTGACCTCCCGCGAGTTCGACCTGCTGCTGTTCCTGATGCGCAACCCGGGGCGGGTGTTCGCCCGGGAGGATCTGCTGCACCAGGTCTGGGGCTGGGAGTTCGGCGATCTGTCCACGGTGACCGTGCACGTACGGCGGTTGCGCGAGAAGATCGAGGACGATCCGGCGGCACCGCGGCTGATCGTCACGGTGTGGGGCGCCGGGTACCGCTTCGACCCGGCAGGCGGTACGGGTGACGGCGACCGTCCGGACCCGGCCTCACCCACTCCCGCCGGAACCCCCCGCCCATGA
- a CDS encoding DM13 domain-containing protein, whose product MEPIAPRRSPLLRRAVVVPALLVAVVVAAVALYLFQPWKALTNTTVDEAAPSATSSAMGKMHDTDGMKKPAAGGSFVSHEHATSGTARALRLADGGRVVRLEDLKTSEGPDVRVYLSHRSAADAEHGLGAGAVELGKLKGNLGNQNYAVPAGTDPAAFRSVVIWCHRFSVSFGAADLPAAAAMAR is encoded by the coding sequence ATGGAACCCATTGCTCCCCGCCGCTCGCCGCTGCTGCGCCGCGCCGTCGTCGTCCCCGCCCTCCTCGTCGCCGTGGTCGTCGCGGCCGTCGCGCTCTATCTCTTCCAGCCGTGGAAGGCCTTGACGAACACGACCGTGGACGAGGCGGCACCGTCCGCCACCTCCTCCGCCATGGGCAAGATGCACGACACGGACGGCATGAAGAAGCCTGCGGCCGGAGGCTCCTTCGTCTCCCATGAGCACGCCACCAGCGGCACCGCCCGCGCGCTGCGCCTCGCGGACGGCGGCCGGGTGGTGCGGCTGGAGGACCTCAAGACATCCGAGGGGCCGGATGTACGGGTCTATCTGTCGCACCGCAGTGCCGCCGACGCCGAGCACGGGCTGGGCGCGGGCGCCGTCGAGCTGGGCAAGCTCAAGGGCAATCTCGGCAACCAGAACTACGCGGTACCGGCCGGCACCGACCCGGCCGCCTTCCGCAGCGTGGTGATCTGGTGCCACCGCTTCTCCGTCTCCTTCGGCGCCGCCGACCTCCCGGCGGCGGCCGCGATGGCACGCTGA
- a CDS encoding cytochrome P450: MTLTTRSGPAIPGPRGVPFLGSMFDLRRSTLDTFARARRDHGDLVRFTAGPPGLRSVFYGVFSPEGSQRILASEAANFRKDHPFYEEVRQSFGNGLLTSQDDDYLRQRRIVRPLFTKRRVDGYASAVAADAQAVAERWRTPPGGTVDLVGEMNRLALRTVSRILFGTDVEAAVATVHRCFPVINSYVVRRGFSPRNPPRHWPTPANRRAAAATAELHSVCDRIVAGRQTAGALEDGADLLSLLTRAGNAADGGLDATEIRDQVLVFLLAGHETTATSLAFTLHLLARHPEEQVLVREEIDAVLGDREPEAADLERLPRLTMALKEAMRLYPAAPVVSRRGVAATEIGGHRIPDGADVIVSPWVTHRHPGLWEDPERFDPRRFTPEREAARHRYAWFPFGGGPRACIGQHFSMLESVLAAAVLLRSYELTAVDREVPLTAGITLQAAGPARVRLRGVG, translated from the coding sequence ATGACCCTCACCACACGATCCGGCCCGGCGATACCGGGCCCCCGGGGCGTACCGTTCCTGGGCTCGATGTTCGACCTGCGGCGCAGCACGCTCGACACGTTCGCGCGCGCCCGCCGTGACCACGGCGACCTGGTGCGCTTCACGGCCGGTCCGCCCGGCCTGCGCAGCGTCTTCTACGGCGTGTTCTCGCCCGAGGGCAGTCAGCGGATCCTCGCCTCCGAGGCCGCCAACTTCCGCAAGGACCACCCGTTCTACGAAGAGGTCCGGCAGTCGTTCGGCAACGGCCTGCTGACCAGCCAGGACGACGACTATCTCCGCCAGCGGCGGATCGTGCGGCCGCTGTTCACCAAGCGCCGGGTCGACGGCTACGCGTCGGCCGTGGCCGCGGATGCGCAGGCCGTCGCCGAGCGCTGGCGGACCCCGCCCGGCGGCACGGTCGACCTGGTGGGCGAGATGAACCGGCTCGCGCTGCGCACCGTCTCCCGCATCCTGTTCGGCACGGACGTGGAGGCCGCGGTCGCCACCGTGCACCGCTGCTTCCCGGTGATCAACTCGTATGTCGTACGGCGCGGCTTCTCGCCGCGCAACCCGCCGCGCCACTGGCCCACCCCCGCCAACCGCCGGGCCGCCGCCGCGACGGCCGAACTGCACTCGGTCTGCGACCGGATCGTGGCCGGGCGGCAGACCGCCGGCGCACTGGAGGACGGCGCCGACCTGCTGTCCCTGCTCACCCGCGCGGGCAACGCGGCGGACGGCGGCCTGGACGCCACCGAGATCCGCGATCAGGTCCTGGTCTTCCTGCTCGCCGGCCACGAGACGACCGCGACGTCCCTGGCCTTCACCCTCCACCTGCTCGCCCGGCATCCGGAGGAACAGGTCCTGGTACGGGAGGAGATCGACGCCGTACTGGGGGACCGGGAGCCGGAAGCCGCCGACCTGGAGCGGTTGCCGCGGCTGACGATGGCCCTCAAGGAGGCCATGCGGCTGTACCCGGCGGCGCCCGTGGTGAGCCGGCGCGGCGTCGCGGCCACCGAGATCGGCGGCCACCGGATACCGGACGGCGCCGATGTGATCGTCTCGCCGTGGGTGACCCACCGGCACCCCGGCCTGTGGGAGGACCCGGAGCGCTTCGATCCGCGGCGGTTCACCCCGGAGCGGGAGGCGGCGCGCCACCGCTACGCGTGGTTCCCGTTCGGCGGCGGCCCGCGGGCGTGCATCGGGCAGCACTTCTCGATGCTGGAGTCGGTGCTGGCGGCAGCGGTACTGCTGCGCTCGTACGAGCTGACGGCGGTCGACCGGGAGGTGCCGCTCACCGCGGGCATCACCTTGCAGGCGGCGGGCCCGGCGCGGGTGCGGCTGAGGGGAGTGGGCTGA
- a CDS encoding ABC-F family ATP-binding cassette domain-containing protein, with protein sequence MSTSSTSSATSAAIVCTGLGFAWPDGTPVLEDFDLAVGPGRTGLIGLNGAGKSTLLKLFAGELQPAEGDVKVTGEIGYLPQNAALDTRTRVDAALGIAGTRAALHAIENGDASEANFTAVGDDWDVEERARAALDQLGLHAIDLDRTVGEVSGGESVLLRLAALLLRRPDVLLLDEPTNNLDLAARRRLYAAVDGWSGALVVVSHDRELLDRVDRIADLRGGEIHWYGGNFTAYEQALAMEQEAAERMLRVAEADVARQRRELSDAQVKLARRVRYGNKMYAQKREPKIVMNSRKAAAQVSAGKHRTMHAEKLKEARERLGEAAEAVRDDDEIRVDLPRTEVPPGREVLTVRGLRARYGAYANLELRGPERVALTGRNGSGKTTLLRTLAGEIPPEEGTAGMYVPHRYLPQRLDVLDDELTVVENVARFAPDATNNQIRARLARFLFKGARADQRAGTLSGGERFRAALAALMLAEPAPQLLMLDEPTNNLDMASVRRLVTALDSYRGALIVVSHDLAFLREIGITRWLALDGELTDTEPM encoded by the coding sequence ATGTCCACCTCTTCCACCTCTTCCGCCACCTCCGCCGCCATCGTGTGCACCGGCCTCGGCTTCGCCTGGCCCGACGGCACCCCTGTCCTGGAGGACTTCGACCTGGCCGTCGGCCCCGGGCGCACCGGACTCATCGGCCTCAACGGCGCGGGAAAATCAACCCTGTTGAAGCTCTTCGCGGGGGAACTGCAACCCGCCGAAGGGGACGTCAAGGTCACCGGCGAGATCGGCTACCTGCCGCAGAACGCCGCCCTGGACACCCGTACGCGGGTGGACGCGGCCCTCGGCATCGCCGGGACTCGCGCCGCCCTGCACGCCATCGAGAACGGCGATGCCAGCGAGGCCAACTTCACCGCCGTAGGTGACGACTGGGACGTCGAGGAACGCGCCCGCGCCGCCCTCGACCAGCTCGGCCTGCACGCCATCGACCTCGACCGCACCGTCGGCGAGGTCTCCGGCGGCGAGTCCGTCCTGCTGCGGCTGGCCGCGCTGCTGCTGCGCCGCCCGGACGTGCTCCTGCTGGACGAGCCGACCAACAACCTGGACCTGGCCGCCCGCCGTCGGCTCTACGCCGCGGTGGACGGCTGGTCCGGCGCCCTGGTCGTGGTCAGCCACGACCGCGAACTGCTCGACCGGGTGGACCGCATCGCCGACCTGCGCGGCGGCGAGATCCACTGGTACGGCGGCAACTTCACCGCGTACGAGCAGGCACTCGCCATGGAGCAGGAAGCGGCCGAGCGCATGCTGCGGGTCGCCGAGGCCGACGTGGCGCGGCAGCGGCGCGAACTGAGCGACGCGCAGGTCAAGTTGGCGCGCCGGGTCCGCTACGGCAACAAGATGTACGCCCAGAAGCGCGAGCCGAAGATCGTCATGAACAGCCGCAAGGCCGCGGCCCAGGTCTCCGCCGGCAAACACCGCACGATGCACGCCGAGAAGCTCAAGGAGGCCAGGGAACGCCTCGGCGAGGCCGCCGAGGCGGTACGGGACGACGACGAGATCCGCGTCGACCTGCCGCGCACCGAGGTGCCGCCGGGCCGCGAGGTACTGACCGTACGAGGACTGCGGGCACGCTACGGCGCGTACGCGAACCTCGAACTGCGCGGTCCGGAGCGGGTCGCGCTGACCGGGCGCAACGGCTCCGGCAAAACGACACTGCTGCGGACGCTCGCGGGCGAGATCCCGCCCGAGGAGGGCACAGCGGGAATGTACGTACCGCACCGCTACCTGCCGCAGCGGCTGGACGTCCTCGACGACGAGCTGACCGTGGTCGAGAACGTCGCACGGTTCGCGCCGGACGCCACCAACAACCAGATACGGGCCCGTCTGGCGCGGTTCCTCTTCAAGGGCGCCCGTGCCGACCAGCGGGCGGGCACGCTCTCCGGAGGCGAGCGTTTCCGGGCCGCCCTCGCGGCGCTGATGCTGGCCGAGCCCGCGCCCCAGCTCCTGATGCTGGACGAGCCGACGAACAACCTCGACATGGCGTCGGTGCGCCGGCTCGTCACGGCGCTGGACTCCTACCGGGGCGCGCTGATCGTGGTCAGCCACGACCTGGCGTTCCTCCGGGAGATCGGCATCACCCGCTGGCTCGCCCTGGACGGCGAACTGACCGATACCGAACCGATGTAA